CTCATCCGCTTCCAGCATTCGTACACGGCCGCGGCCAAGCTCATCACCACGGCCGACCAGATGTTCAAGACATTACTTGGCCTCAAGAACTGAGCGAGGATCCCATGTTCAGAGTATCTCACCGAGACATCTACACCAATCTCGTCGGCAACCTGAATCAGGCCACCTCCCGGCTTATGGAGCTCAACATTCAGGCGGCCAGCCAGAAAAAGGTCAACAAACCCTCGGACGATCCCGTGGGTATGGCCAGGATTCTGGACTACCGGAACTCGATCGCCTCCCTACAGCAGTACCAGACCAACATCGACACGGCCAAGGGCTGGCTCGGTCTGGCCGACCAAACCCTCATGCAGGTCAACACCGTGGTCACCAGGGCACGAACCCTGGCCGAACAAGGTGCCACCGGAACCATGACCCAAGAAAATCGGGAGGCCATCGCCTTCGAGGTCCGTCAGCTTTTCGACCAGCTCGTCACTCTGTCCAATGCCGAGTACGAAGGCCAAAGCATCTTCGCCGGCCACAAGACCAAGGACAATGCCTTTGAAAAGACCCTGGCCCTGGATGTGCGTAACACGAATTGGGAGCTGGCCGATGACGAGTTTTTTGGCATTGGCGGCAACACGGATCGGACTATTGCCGTTCAATTCCTTGATGACGGGCAGGTGACGGGCGGGGTCGTGCAAGGCGCACTGACTGATCCTCCTCTGAACTACAGGTATTCATCGGATGGCGGCTTGACGTGGGCAAACGGAAGCATTGAACGCGGTGCTTCGACCTTGGACTTGGGCGGGGTGACCGTGGAGCTGGCCGGCAACGCGACCATCGACGGATCAGGAACCGACAACACCAAGATGAACGAAGGCACTTGGCTCGTGGTCAGGCCTTCGGCCGAATACAAAGGCGATGATGAGGACGAAATCACTGTTGACCGTTTCCTGGGCTCCGGCAGCACTGTGGCCGATTCCTCGGCCCAAGGGTCGTTCCCCAAGGACGTCTTGGTCCGCATCGACAATGCCTGGACCAGCGCCGCCGGCGGCACCCTAGAGTACGCCTACAGTCTCGACGGCGGCAACACCTGGACCTCGGGGCAAACCACCGAAACCACGGCACCCGCCACAGAGGCAACACTCCTGGTCTCCGGCGGCAAGCTGACCCTTGACGCCACGGGCCTGAACCCGGGAGACCAGTTCGGAATCCGGCCCAACAGGGCCAGGAT
The sequence above is a segment of the Deltaproteobacteria bacterium genome. Coding sequences within it:
- the flgL gene encoding flagellar hook-associated protein 3, which codes for MFRVSHRDIYTNLVGNLNQATSRLMELNIQAASQKKVNKPSDDPVGMARILDYRNSIASLQQYQTNIDTAKGWLGLADQTLMQVNTVVTRARTLAEQGATGTMTQENREAIAFEVRQLFDQLVTLSNAEYEGQSIFAGHKTKDNAFEKTLALDVRNTNWELADDEFFGIGGNTDRTIAVQFLDDGQVTGGVVQGALTDPPLNYRYSSDGGLTWANGSIERGASTLDLGGVTVELAGNATIDGSGTDNTKMNEGTWLVVRPSAEYKGDDEDEITVDRFLGSGSTVADSSAQGSFPKDVLVRIDNAWTSAAGGTLEYAYSLDGGNTWTSGQTTETTAPATEATLLVSGGKLTLDATGLNPGDQFGIRPNRARMNVEIGPGQTIQINSIGKDIFGGIYQSQAVSFSTADANLFETLGKLVAAFETNDQAGIQSGLAGLKSAQQHVNTQLASVGARENRLDIADTVLSGLELNQEERLSKIEDVDLAELMTKLANQQMTYEAVLRSSSMIMKMSMVNYV